Proteins encoded within one genomic window of Candidatus Thiodiazotropha endoloripes:
- a CDS encoding EthD domain-containing protein, producing MCLTRHPNISRAEFKDYWMNKHGPFFMRNAPAMGAKKYVQSHTLNSPLNEALKQSRNMQPEYDGVAEVWFESAEALMEGMSTPEGQQLGAALLEDEKNFVDHSKSSAFIVEEHEFS from the coding sequence ATGTGCTTAACCAGACACCCGAATATCAGCCGGGCAGAGTTCAAAGATTATTGGATGAACAAACATGGTCCGTTTTTCATGCGTAATGCTCCGGCTATGGGTGCTAAAAAGTATGTGCAATCCCATACCCTGAACTCACCATTGAATGAAGCACTCAAGCAATCAAGAAACATGCAACCGGAGTATGATGGTGTTGCCGAAGTGTGGTTTGAATCTGCAGAGGCCCTGATGGAAGGCATGAGCACTCCAGAAGGTCAGCAGCTTGGCGCAGCGCTACTGGAAGATGAGAAGAATTTTGTTGATCACTCAAAATCTTCCGCATTCATCGTTGAAGAGCATGAATTCAGCTGA
- the tmk gene encoding dTMP kinase, whose product MKGRFITVEGGEGAGKSSNLDYIRSLLSSAGKQVVFTREPGGTPLGEAIRDLLLGHQHTGMADDTELLLMFAARAEHLQQKIKPALQQGQWVLCDRFTDASYAYQGAGRGLASDRIASLEQFVQGELRPDLTLLLDLPVEQGLARAGQRSEPDRFEKQEMSFFEKVRAGYLEIAAREPHRVKIIDASKPLETVQQQIDHVVTAFLEQSGG is encoded by the coding sequence TTGAAAGGACGATTCATTACCGTTGAAGGCGGTGAGGGCGCCGGCAAGAGCAGTAATCTGGATTATATTCGTAGTCTGCTCAGCTCTGCAGGCAAACAGGTCGTGTTTACCCGTGAACCCGGTGGAACACCGTTGGGAGAAGCGATCAGGGATCTGTTACTGGGCCATCAGCATACCGGGATGGCTGATGATACGGAGTTGCTGCTGATGTTCGCGGCCCGTGCTGAGCATCTGCAGCAAAAGATCAAACCTGCGTTGCAACAGGGGCAGTGGGTCTTGTGTGACCGGTTTACCGATGCCAGCTACGCCTATCAGGGCGCCGGGCGTGGACTTGCCAGTGATCGTATCGCGTCTCTTGAGCAATTTGTGCAGGGCGAGCTTCGCCCCGATTTAACGCTGTTGTTGGATCTGCCTGTGGAGCAGGGGCTGGCCCGGGCCGGACAAAGATCCGAACCGGATCGTTTCGAGAAACAGGAGATGAGTTTTTTCGAGAAGGTCAGAGCTGGCTATCTGGAGATTGCTGCCAGGGAGCCGCATCGGGTAAAAATCATAGATGCTTCAAAACCATTGGAAACCGTACAGCAGCAGATCGATCATGTCGTGACAGCTTTTCTGGAGCAGAGCGGTGGCTGA
- the mltG gene encoding endolytic transglycosylase MltG codes for MNRLLGITIFVLSLLMAWGWLEYDDFVHQPLNLPPSGINYHLQAGTSLRALADDLQQTEIIQKPILLEILARWSGQAGQLKAGEYYLPADTTPTQLLQILSSARVVQHSLTIIEGWTFRQLMKAVRANPVLVKTLDELDDQQIMARLGYENDHPEGRFYPDTYHFPRGTTDVEFLQRAYRRMQKTLQDAWTERASDLPLKTPYEALILASIIERETGLPNEREEIAGVFVRRLKRGMLLQTDPTVIYGMGERYDGNIRKRDLTRDTPYNTYTRKGLTPTPIAMPSGAAIEAALNPKAGKSLYFVATGDGGHYFSETLKEHNNAVRKYQLKR; via the coding sequence ATGAACAGACTGCTAGGCATCACAATCTTTGTATTAAGTCTCCTCATGGCCTGGGGATGGCTTGAATACGATGATTTTGTCCATCAACCTCTGAATCTGCCGCCTTCTGGTATTAACTACCATCTTCAAGCCGGTACCAGTCTGAGAGCCCTGGCTGATGATCTGCAACAAACAGAGATCATCCAAAAGCCGATACTACTCGAGATATTGGCCCGCTGGAGTGGCCAGGCGGGTCAGCTTAAAGCAGGGGAGTACTACCTGCCTGCAGACACCACGCCGACTCAACTGCTACAAATACTCAGCTCGGCAAGAGTGGTCCAACATTCACTGACCATCATCGAAGGGTGGACGTTTCGACAATTGATGAAAGCTGTTCGGGCAAACCCGGTCCTGGTCAAAACCCTGGATGAATTGGATGATCAGCAGATCATGGCGCGTCTGGGTTATGAAAATGATCACCCCGAAGGACGCTTCTATCCTGATACCTACCATTTTCCCAGGGGGACCACGGATGTTGAGTTCCTGCAAAGGGCCTACCGGCGAATGCAGAAGACATTGCAGGATGCCTGGACAGAGCGGGCCTCTGATCTGCCTCTGAAAACACCCTATGAAGCACTGATTCTCGCTTCCATCATTGAGCGGGAGACCGGCCTGCCGAATGAGCGGGAGGAGATTGCCGGGGTGTTCGTCAGGCGGCTCAAACGCGGGATGCTGTTACAGACCGATCCAACCGTGATCTATGGCATGGGTGAACGCTATGATGGCAATATACGCAAACGAGACCTGACCCGCGACACACCCTATAACACCTATACCCGTAAGGGGCTGACACCCACTCCCATCGCCATGCCAAGCGGTGCGGCAATCGAAGCGGCACTCAATCCAAAGGCGGGTAAGTCGCTCTATTTTGTTGCGACTGGTGATGGTGGCCACTATTTTTCAGAAACCCTGAAAGAGCACAACAATGCAGTCCGAAAGTATCAGTTAAAGCGATGA
- a CDS encoding TatD family hydrolase — translation MLVDSHCHLDRVALDHYANDFGQFVSSTLDGGISHMLCVSIDLESWPSMVSLVESYPQISVSVGVHPNDRERHDPSPAELVELAQHPKVVAIGETGLDYFHGKGDLDWQRNRFRQHIEAAKQAKLPLIIHTRDAREDTLSIMQSQGADQAGGVMHCFTENWSMAERAIEMGFFISFSGIITFKNAADLREVVKRVPMQQLLIETDSPYLAPVPYRGKPNQPIYVHQVAECVAEIKGLGVEEVAVQTTENYYRCFPLAAH, via the coding sequence ATGCTTGTCGACTCACATTGCCATCTTGACCGGGTTGCACTCGATCACTATGCGAATGACTTCGGTCAGTTCGTCTCATCAACCCTGGATGGTGGCATCAGCCATATGCTCTGTGTCTCCATCGACCTGGAGTCCTGGCCATCGATGGTCTCATTGGTCGAATCCTATCCCCAGATCTCTGTATCGGTTGGTGTCCATCCCAACGACCGTGAGCGGCACGATCCAAGCCCGGCCGAACTGGTCGAGTTAGCTCAACACCCCAAGGTGGTTGCGATTGGTGAAACCGGTCTCGACTATTTCCATGGTAAAGGCGACTTGGATTGGCAGCGCAACCGTTTCCGGCAACATATCGAGGCGGCCAAACAGGCCAAACTGCCGTTAATCATTCATACCCGGGATGCCAGAGAGGATACGCTCAGCATCATGCAGTCCCAGGGAGCTGATCAGGCTGGTGGCGTTATGCACTGTTTCACTGAAAACTGGTCAATGGCGGAGCGTGCGATAGAGATGGGTTTCTTTATCTCCTTTTCAGGCATCATCACTTTTAAAAATGCTGCTGATTTGCGCGAAGTGGTGAAGCGGGTGCCGATGCAGCAGTTATTGATTGAAACTGACTCTCCCTATCTTGCACCAGTGCCCTATCGTGGTAAGCCGAATCAGCCAATCTATGTTCATCAGGTGGCAGAATGTGTGGCTGAGATCAAAGGCCTGGGTGTCGAAGAGGTGGCAGTTCAGACTACAGAAAATTACTACCGTTGCTTTCCTCTGGCAGCTCATTGA
- a CDS encoding DNA polymerase III subunit delta', whose product MAESGYSPMPWHQQQWQQLQQSLNQGRLSHALLLCGPPGLGKQQFALSFAQSLLCSNPSESGQACGTCQHCHLIQAGNHPDLQWVGPEEGSKSGEIKIESIRALTSSAALTAHSAKYKMIGIQPAHRMTNGAANSLLKTLEEPTSGTIILLLTDQPARLLPTIRSRCQSVLFHPPQRSQALEWLSGKVEHGDPALLLGLANGAPLKALALNDKTLLESRSEMLNQFLALSDQRLDPVKLAGIWQKFDYKLLIEWLIGWVIDIQRLKVSSSSGPALSNPDRAQALQKTADKLNSRAIQSYLKKLYAVRALTDSNINLQLTLERLLIEWQTCSRQGA is encoded by the coding sequence GTGGCTGAGTCGGGCTACAGCCCCATGCCCTGGCATCAACAGCAGTGGCAGCAATTACAACAGTCTCTCAACCAGGGGCGGTTGTCCCATGCGTTACTGCTCTGCGGACCTCCAGGGCTTGGCAAACAACAGTTTGCCCTAAGCTTTGCCCAATCCCTGCTCTGCAGTAATCCCAGCGAATCCGGTCAAGCCTGTGGGACCTGTCAGCATTGTCATCTGATCCAGGCCGGTAACCACCCGGATCTGCAGTGGGTCGGTCCGGAGGAGGGGAGTAAGAGTGGCGAAATTAAAATCGAGTCAATCCGGGCGCTTACCAGTTCGGCTGCTCTGACTGCCCACTCTGCTAAGTATAAGATGATTGGTATTCAACCGGCCCATCGGATGACCAACGGGGCAGCAAACAGCTTGCTGAAAACCCTGGAGGAGCCCACTTCCGGGACGATCATCCTGTTGTTGACAGATCAACCCGCCAGATTGTTACCGACCATTCGAAGTCGTTGTCAGTCGGTGCTGTTTCATCCACCACAGCGGTCTCAGGCCCTGGAGTGGCTCTCCGGCAAGGTTGAGCACGGCGATCCTGCTCTGCTGCTTGGGTTGGCGAACGGCGCACCACTCAAGGCCCTGGCGTTGAATGATAAAACCCTGCTTGAGAGTCGCAGTGAGATGCTGAATCAGTTTCTGGCATTGAGCGATCAACGCCTCGACCCGGTCAAACTGGCCGGTATCTGGCAAAAATTTGACTATAAGTTATTGATTGAATGGCTTATTGGTTGGGTTATCGATATCCAGAGACTCAAAGTCTCATCCTCCTCCGGGCCAGCGTTGTCTAATCCGGATCGGGCTCAAGCTTTGCAGAAAACAGCCGACAAGTTAAACTCAAGGGCGATACAAAGCTATCTGAAGAAACTCTATGCAGTCAGGGCTCTAACCGATAGCAATATCAATCTGCAATTGACATTGGAAAGACTACTTATCGAATGGCAGACCTGTTCAAGACAGGGTGCCTGA
- the fabF gene encoding beta-ketoacyl-ACP synthase II: MTARRVVVTGLGMVAPVGLDVASSWENIQAGKSGIQPITHFDVESFSTQFGGPIYGFEVTDYIPKKEAKKMDKFIHYGVAAGIQAIKDSGLEVTEENADRIGVLIGSGIGGITGIENSYQSYLDGGPRKISPFFVPSSIINMVSGNLSIMYGLKGPNYSIVSACSSGAHSIAEAAMMIRFGRTDVMIAGGAEMATSPVGLGGFAAARALSRRNDDPQAASRPWDKDRDGFVLSDGAGVVVLEEYEQAKARGAKIYAELVGVGMNSDAYHMTAPSKDGSGAAQCMEMALKDAGINLEEVDYINAHGTSTPAGDVAETLAVKRAFGDHAHKLCVSSTKSMTGHMLGAAGGAEAVFTILALHNQVVPPTINLENQDPDCDLDYVPNTAREMKLDVVISNSFGFGGTNGTLAFRRV; encoded by the coding sequence ATGACTGCAAGAAGGGTTGTCGTAACTGGGCTGGGCATGGTAGCTCCTGTTGGACTGGATGTGGCTTCCTCATGGGAGAACATACAGGCTGGTAAGAGTGGGATCCAACCAATCACCCATTTTGATGTTGAATCGTTTTCGACACAGTTTGGTGGTCCCATCTACGGCTTTGAAGTCACAGACTACATCCCGAAGAAAGAAGCCAAGAAAATGGATAAATTTATCCATTATGGTGTTGCTGCCGGTATTCAGGCCATCAAAGATTCCGGGCTTGAAGTAACCGAAGAGAATGCTGACCGGATCGGTGTGCTGATCGGTTCCGGCATTGGCGGTATTACCGGGATCGAGAACAGCTATCAGTCCTACCTCGATGGCGGACCGCGAAAGATCTCTCCATTCTTTGTTCCTTCCAGTATCATCAACATGGTATCGGGCAATCTCTCCATCATGTATGGCTTGAAAGGACCTAACTACTCGATCGTTTCTGCCTGTAGCAGTGGCGCTCACAGTATTGCCGAGGCGGCGATGATGATTCGCTTTGGTCGTACCGATGTGATGATTGCCGGTGGTGCGGAAATGGCCACTTCTCCAGTTGGTCTGGGTGGATTTGCTGCAGCACGCGCCCTGTCACGGAGAAATGATGATCCTCAGGCAGCGAGCCGCCCCTGGGACAAGGACCGGGATGGTTTCGTGCTCAGTGACGGTGCCGGTGTGGTGGTGTTGGAAGAGTACGAACAGGCCAAGGCCCGTGGCGCAAAAATCTACGCTGAGCTGGTGGGTGTGGGGATGAACTCTGATGCCTATCATATGACTGCACCTTCAAAAGATGGCTCAGGCGCTGCCCAGTGTATGGAGATGGCACTCAAGGATGCTGGCATCAACCTGGAAGAGGTTGACTATATCAATGCCCATGGTACCTCTACTCCAGCCGGTGATGTGGCTGAAACCCTGGCGGTCAAACGGGCCTTTGGTGATCATGCCCACAAACTCTGTGTCAGCTCGACCAAGTCGATGACCGGGCATATGCTGGGTGCCGCTGGTGGTGCAGAAGCTGTGTTCACCATTCTGGCGCTGCACAACCAGGTGGTACCTCCGACCATCAATCTGGAGAATCAGGATCCGGATTGTGATCTGGACTACGTGCCCAATACAGCCCGGGAGATGAAGCTGGATGTGGTGATCTCCAACTCCTTCGGATTTGGTGGTACCAACGGCACATTGGCATTCCGCCGAGTCTGA
- a CDS encoding PilZ domain-containing protein — MAGGPKQGILSLTIKDKNALYAAYMQFVEFGGLFIPTTKQYRLGDEVFMLLTLMDEAERLPVAGKIIWITPVGAEGNRAAGIGVQFSDQDGGAARNKIETYLAGALKSDRPTHTL, encoded by the coding sequence ATGGCTGGTGGACCAAAACAAGGAATTCTCTCGCTAACCATCAAGGATAAAAATGCCTTGTATGCAGCCTATATGCAGTTTGTGGAATTTGGTGGCCTTTTTATACCCACCACCAAACAGTACCGTCTCGGTGATGAAGTCTTTATGTTGCTGACCCTGATGGATGAGGCCGAACGTCTCCCAGTGGCTGGAAAAATCATCTGGATTACACCAGTAGGCGCCGAGGGTAACCGGGCAGCCGGAATCGGTGTCCAGTTCAGTGACCAGGACGGCGGTGCGGCGCGTAACAAGATTGAGACCTATCTGGCCGGTGCACTCAAATCAGATCGGCCTACCCATACCCTCTGA
- the acpP gene encoding acyl carrier protein, whose protein sequence is MSDVVERVRKIVVEQLGVKDEEVTLEASFVDDLGADSLDTVELVMALEEEFETEIPDEEAEKITTVQLAVDYINAHS, encoded by the coding sequence ATGAGCGATGTCGTAGAACGAGTTCGAAAAATCGTGGTAGAACAACTGGGCGTTAAAGATGAAGAGGTGACTCTTGAAGCTTCTTTCGTCGATGATCTTGGCGCTGACTCTCTCGACACAGTAGAGCTGGTAATGGCCCTTGAAGAGGAATTTGAAACCGAGATTCCTGATGAAGAGGCTGAAAAGATTACAACTGTGCAATTGGCTGTTGATTACATCAACGCACATAGTTGA
- the pabC gene encoding aminodeoxychorismate lyase, whose product MLIDGLPADRIPITDRGLQYGDGLFETIAVKDGLPCLWQRHMVRLEKGEQALGFTPTDKQLLWQEALQVAAGQTSAVLKIVVTRGSGGRGYRPPSPSHPRRILSIHPWPDYPAEWYEKGIEIRICETRLSNQSRLAGIKHLNRLEQVLARAEWENPDIAEGLMLDQQDRVICGTQSNLFLLKGDQLLTPKLSTAGVAGVVRELVLESAEQFSLKPRLTELSIDDLKQGDVLFMTNAIMGLCPVVRFEQTVFELKKIPAELMMFIGHTYLAAG is encoded by the coding sequence TTGCTGATTGACGGACTACCAGCAGACCGGATACCCATCACGGATCGTGGTCTGCAATATGGGGATGGTCTGTTTGAGACCATCGCCGTAAAGGATGGTCTTCCCTGTCTCTGGCAACGCCACATGGTGCGGCTGGAAAAAGGCGAACAGGCACTGGGTTTCACTCCCACAGATAAGCAGCTGCTCTGGCAGGAAGCACTCCAGGTAGCGGCCGGACAGACCTCGGCGGTTCTGAAAATAGTCGTGACCCGGGGCAGTGGTGGTCGTGGCTATCGTCCACCTTCTCCCTCTCATCCGCGGCGCATTCTCTCAATCCATCCCTGGCCCGACTATCCGGCGGAGTGGTATGAAAAGGGAATTGAAATTCGCATCTGCGAGACCCGTTTGTCAAACCAATCCCGACTGGCTGGTATCAAGCATCTCAATCGTCTGGAACAGGTGTTGGCCAGAGCCGAGTGGGAAAATCCTGACATTGCTGAAGGTCTGATGCTGGATCAGCAGGATCGGGTAATTTGCGGAACCCAGTCAAACCTGTTTTTACTCAAAGGGGATCAGCTGCTGACACCGAAGCTTTCAACGGCAGGTGTAGCCGGCGTTGTGCGTGAGCTGGTACTCGAATCTGCAGAACAATTCTCTCTGAAACCCAGGCTCACCGAGCTCTCCATCGATGATTTGAAGCAGGGTGATGTACTGTTCATGACCAATGCAATCATGGGGCTTTGTCCTGTGGTACGCTTTGAGCAGACGGTCTTTGAATTGAAAAAAATCCCGGCAGAACTGATGATGTTCATCGGACATACCTATCTTGCTGCAGGATGA
- a CDS encoding long-chain fatty acid--CoA ligase, which yields MLLFENLHQPEAKRQHSYNNDNPNMNKPNTDYIGLEVADTLAGVFQERVRRTPEDVAFIQYDPDSEQWQKSTWREMAQQVALWQAALKKETLKRGDRVALMLRNCKEWVIFDQAASGLGLVTVPLYTNDRAENIGYILQDAGVRLLLLENDQQWQELQQIRNQLAGLNRILTMEKVDPLGLQPRLMHIDEWLPKETAAELELVDQDSESLATIVYTSGTTGRSKGVMLSHRNILWDIESGVKIIDILPTDTFLSFLPLSHTLERTVGYYLAMVAGATTAYSRSIAELGEDLQIIKPTILVSVPRIFERVYAKIQDKLAADSAIKQKLFKLAVETGWQVFENKQGRQTWNANMLLWPLLNKVVAGKIQQKLGGRLRIAVSGGAPLSSDIAKVFIGLGVPILQGYGLTETSPIISANTHENNIPSSVGIPFPGIEIRISDQDELLCRAPNVMLGYWNNRTATDECIDDQGWFHTGDKAKIESDHIFITGRLKEIIVLANGEKVPPADMEMCISMDSLFDQVLIMGEGKPYLSALIHLNTEHEEAARYNPETLTETDEKALLERVNSHLDNFPGYARIVRLALISEAWSVENGFMTPTLKLRRNKIYSEHERDLDQLYKGH from the coding sequence ATGTTATTGTTTGAAAACTTACATCAACCGGAAGCAAAAAGACAACACTCCTATAACAACGATAATCCGAATATGAACAAACCGAATACAGATTACATCGGTCTCGAGGTGGCAGATACCCTGGCAGGCGTTTTTCAGGAAAGAGTCAGGCGGACTCCTGAGGATGTTGCTTTCATCCAGTACGATCCAGACAGTGAGCAGTGGCAAAAGAGCACCTGGCGTGAGATGGCACAGCAGGTAGCGCTCTGGCAGGCAGCCCTGAAAAAAGAGACCCTGAAACGGGGTGACCGGGTTGCCCTGATGTTGAGAAACTGCAAGGAGTGGGTGATCTTCGATCAGGCCGCTTCAGGCTTGGGTCTGGTCACCGTTCCCCTCTACACCAATGACAGGGCGGAAAATATCGGTTATATCCTGCAGGATGCCGGGGTGAGGCTGTTACTGCTCGAAAATGATCAACAATGGCAGGAACTGCAACAGATCCGTAATCAGCTTGCCGGCCTGAATCGTATTCTCACCATGGAGAAGGTAGACCCACTGGGTCTTCAGCCACGTCTGATGCATATCGATGAGTGGCTACCCAAGGAAACCGCTGCAGAGCTAGAGTTAGTCGATCAAGACAGCGAAAGCCTGGCGACCATCGTATACACCTCTGGTACCACTGGTCGATCCAAAGGGGTCATGCTAAGTCACAGAAACATTCTTTGGGATATCGAGAGTGGTGTTAAGATTATCGATATCCTACCCACAGATACCTTTCTCTCTTTCCTGCCGCTCTCTCACACCCTCGAACGGACGGTTGGCTACTACCTGGCAATGGTCGCTGGCGCGACAACCGCCTATTCCCGGTCCATTGCGGAGTTGGGTGAAGATTTACAGATTATCAAGCCAACCATACTGGTCTCTGTACCCCGAATTTTCGAACGGGTCTACGCCAAGATTCAGGACAAACTCGCCGCCGATTCTGCGATCAAGCAAAAACTCTTCAAATTGGCGGTCGAGACCGGTTGGCAGGTTTTTGAAAACAAGCAAGGGCGGCAAACCTGGAATGCCAACATGCTACTTTGGCCACTACTGAACAAGGTGGTTGCCGGAAAGATACAGCAGAAGCTCGGTGGCAGGTTACGCATCGCGGTCTCTGGCGGCGCACCACTCTCATCCGATATTGCAAAAGTATTCATCGGGCTTGGCGTACCCATTTTGCAAGGTTATGGGCTGACTGAAACCAGTCCGATCATTTCTGCCAATACCCATGAAAACAATATTCCATCGAGTGTAGGCATCCCCTTTCCAGGCATCGAGATCCGGATCAGTGACCAGGATGAACTTTTATGCCGTGCACCAAACGTGATGCTGGGCTACTGGAACAATCGAACGGCCACAGACGAGTGTATCGATGACCAGGGGTGGTTCCACACCGGTGACAAAGCAAAGATTGAATCCGACCACATCTTCATTACAGGAAGACTCAAAGAGATCATCGTGCTCGCCAATGGTGAAAAGGTACCCCCTGCAGATATGGAAATGTGTATCTCCATGGACAGCCTGTTCGACCAGGTACTGATAATGGGTGAAGGAAAGCCTTATCTCAGCGCACTGATTCATCTAAACACTGAGCATGAGGAAGCTGCACGCTACAATCCTGAAACTCTGACTGAGACCGATGAGAAAGCTCTGCTTGAGCGAGTAAACAGTCACCTGGACAACTTTCCCGGTTATGCCAGGATTGTCAGGTTGGCTTTGATCAGTGAAGCATGGAGCGTGGAAAACGGCTTCATGACACCAACGCTCAAGTTACGTAGAAACAAGATCTACAGCGAGCATGAGAGGGATCTTGATCAACTCTACAAAGGACACTGA
- a CDS encoding 3-hydroxyacyl-CoA dehydrogenase NAD-binding domain-containing protein yields MSKHWHPQTDEHGICWLHFDHAGSPVNILSQEAFAELAECLDELEALQPKGLIFISDKSSGFIAGADVNSFRSGMRQREAEEHIHGVHELFARIESLDFPTLAMIHGFCLGGGLELALSCNTRIAQDDPSTRLAFPEVRLGIFPGYGGSVRSIRRVGALPAMQMMLSGRSVSARQAKKMGLVDQIAPQRQIKALASQLIHKPPKPRPQKVLHRLANTLPGRMIAAPLLRRETAKHANKNHYPAPFALIDHWQKHGGDPGAMYRSEASEVSRLLVGTTAQNLIRVFFLQERLKSLGGKQDFHPHHVHVVGGGIMGGDIAAWCALKGMQVTLQDREAKFLTRAISRAHSLFSRKLRNPRLVNAAMDRLMPDPKGYGIAKADVAIEAIFEDIEAKQHLFKQLESQMRPDALLATNTSSIPLETISEVLDNPGRLIGLHFFNPVAKMQLVEVVHGEQTDAELIHKGAAFVRCIDRLPLPVKSSPGFLVNRILMPYLLEAMKLIDEGVPAPVIDQAAVEFGMPMGPVELADAVGLDICLAVAEKLAPLFDLEIPHQLKQQVETEHLGKKSGQGFYAYEKGKIRKDKVNNSYIPPKDLTDRMIFRLLNESVACLREGVIEDEDLLDAGVIFGTGFAPFRGGPMHAIHSGGLDTQRHQLELLEKRHGNQFHPDDGWANLRGV; encoded by the coding sequence ATGAGTAAGCACTGGCATCCGCAAACCGATGAACATGGCATCTGCTGGTTACACTTTGATCATGCCGGCAGCCCGGTCAACATTCTTTCTCAAGAGGCCTTCGCTGAGTTGGCGGAATGTTTGGACGAACTGGAAGCGCTGCAACCCAAAGGTCTGATCTTCATCTCTGACAAATCCTCCGGATTCATTGCCGGTGCTGACGTCAACAGTTTCCGCAGTGGTATGCGACAACGTGAGGCGGAAGAGCACATCCATGGAGTGCATGAGTTGTTTGCCCGAATCGAGAGTCTCGACTTTCCAACCCTGGCGATGATTCATGGCTTCTGCCTGGGTGGAGGATTGGAATTGGCACTCAGCTGCAACACTCGTATTGCACAGGATGATCCATCAACCCGACTCGCCTTCCCGGAAGTCCGCTTGGGCATATTCCCCGGATATGGCGGTAGTGTACGATCGATCCGACGTGTTGGCGCTCTGCCGGCAATGCAGATGATGTTGAGTGGGCGCAGTGTCAGTGCCCGACAGGCGAAGAAGATGGGACTGGTTGATCAGATTGCCCCACAGAGGCAGATCAAAGCCCTGGCTTCACAGCTGATCCACAAACCACCAAAACCACGCCCGCAAAAAGTGCTCCACCGTCTGGCCAATACCCTCCCCGGTCGGATGATTGCCGCACCTCTGCTAAGGCGTGAAACGGCCAAACATGCCAATAAGAACCACTACCCGGCGCCGTTTGCTCTGATCGATCATTGGCAAAAGCATGGCGGTGATCCTGGTGCCATGTATCGCAGTGAAGCGAGTGAGGTGAGCCGTCTTCTGGTCGGCACTACGGCACAAAACCTGATCCGGGTCTTCTTTCTGCAGGAGCGCTTGAAATCCCTGGGAGGCAAACAGGATTTTCATCCTCACCACGTGCATGTGGTTGGCGGTGGCATCATGGGTGGTGATATCGCTGCCTGGTGTGCCCTGAAAGGCATGCAGGTGACCCTGCAGGATCGGGAAGCCAAGTTTCTCACCCGCGCCATCTCTAGAGCCCATAGCCTGTTCAGTCGAAAATTGCGTAACCCTCGTCTGGTAAACGCCGCTATGGACCGCTTGATGCCAGACCCGAAAGGCTACGGCATCGCCAAAGCAGATGTGGCAATCGAGGCGATCTTTGAGGACATCGAAGCCAAGCAGCATCTGTTCAAGCAACTTGAGTCACAGATGCGACCGGATGCCCTGTTGGCCACTAATACATCCAGTATCCCGCTGGAGACCATCAGTGAAGTTCTGGATAATCCCGGCCGCCTGATCGGTCTGCATTTCTTCAATCCGGTGGCCAAGATGCAGCTGGTTGAGGTTGTTCATGGTGAACAGACCGACGCTGAGTTGATCCACAAAGGCGCCGCCTTTGTCCGCTGCATCGATCGACTGCCTCTACCGGTGAAGAGCAGCCCTGGTTTTCTGGTCAACCGCATCCTGATGCCCTATCTGCTTGAAGCGATGAAACTGATCGATGAAGGAGTGCCGGCACCGGTAATCGATCAGGCCGCGGTGGAATTCGGTATGCCGATGGGACCGGTTGAACTGGCCGATGCAGTTGGCTTGGACATCTGTTTGGCGGTCGCTGAAAAACTCGCCCCGCTGTTCGATCTGGAGATTCCGCATCAACTCAAGCAGCAGGTTGAAACAGAGCATCTGGGCAAGAAAAGCGGCCAGGGTTTCTATGCCTACGAAAAGGGAAAGATCCGTAAGGATAAGGTCAATAACAGCTATATCCCACCGAAAGATCTGACCGATCGGATGATATTCCGCCTGCTCAATGAGTCGGTAGCCTGCCTGCGTGAAGGGGTGATAGAAGATGAGGATCTTTTGGATGCCGGCGTGATATTCGGCACCGGTTTTGCTCCCTTCCGTGGCGGCCCCATGCATGCCATTCACAGTGGCGGACTCGATACTCAGCGCCATCAACTCGAGTTACTTGAAAAACGTCACGGTAATCAGTTCCATCCTGATGACGGATGGGCTAACTTAAGAGGTGTGTAA